One genomic region from Rosa rugosa chromosome 1, drRosRugo1.1, whole genome shotgun sequence encodes:
- the LOC133723195 gene encoding uncharacterized protein LOC133723195 codes for MAVSLTRFSWCWWGGKEKEPANNGSSVNSPLEWGFGGLREPGTVQFPSVKGTKMASSPRKVKRKWQSREERRIDREYDVVIVPSDGGGCLSGSESDDSDWSIGWLEPHGSGFQSDDESDNSFAVLVPCYSPGCKEVVEGSNNELLSAIKNLPEEFSPDCKNYMEQWLSSLQNFDA; via the exons ATGGCAGTGTCTCTCACTCGTTTTTCGTGGTGCTGGTGGGGTGGGAAAGAGAAAGAGCCTGCTAATAATGGGTCTTCAGTGAATTCTCCATTAGAGTGGGGTTTTGGGGGCCTGAGGGAACCTGGAACGGTTCAGTTCCCTTCGGTTAAGGGCACGAAAATGGCCTCTTCGCCTAGAAAGGTGAAGCGGAAATGGCAGAGTAGGGAGGAGAGGAGGATTGATAGGGAGTATGATGTTGTAATTGTGCCATCAGATGGTGGTGGCTGCTTGTCAGGGTCTGAATCCGATGACTCGGACTGGTCCATTGGGTGGTTGGAACCTCATGGTTCTGGTTTCCAGAGTGATGATGAGTCGGATAATAGTTTTGCTGTGCTGGTGCCTTGCTATAGCCCTGGTTGCAAGGAGGTGGTGGAAGGTTCAAACAATGAGCTTTTGAGTGCCATCAAGAACCTCCCTGAGGAGTTCTCCCCTG ATTGCAAGAATTATATGGAACAATGGCTTtcttctcttcaaaactttgatgCCTAA